TATTAGTTTTTTCCTATCTTGTATGTAGTTTTCTCAGAATGTTTTGTTGGTGATTATCATCTTGAGTTCACTTATGTTAATCTCTGGCCCCTTGATTGTTCTTGTGGCAGCCTGATACTGTGTTATTTGAATCCTTGAGGAGGCTTCAGTTAATGGCTCTGACTATGGATACACTTAAGGTTTGATACTTTGTTCCTATTATTGAGATGGGAATTCGTTTGGCAATCACGAATTCTCATCTCCTAAGTTCATATACTGTTGCTTCTTGTAATAATGGAGCTGTTTTTCCTCAGGCAACTGAGATTGGAAAGGTTGTCAATGTTCTTCGCAAGCATGGATCAAAGCAAGTTTGTAATCTTGCACGAACTCTTGTAAAGTATGACACCAAACTTATTCTTTTGTCTTTTAACAGTGCGTTGGTGCCCTTTATGGAATTAACTATGGAGTACCATTGCATTAGGTTTTTGCTACTTGGGAACTGGTGGCTAAAGCACTCTATATATAGTCTAATAAAGCTCGCCTAATTATATTTCTATATGAGTTGATTGTGTCTGTTACGTGGTTCAATATGTTTCTCGAACAACTGAAGTCTTGTGAAACTATTTTAGATATCTAATTAGCGTGCTCTTTCATGATTCTGCTGCATTCGGTTATTGTTTGCTGTATGCATGAGCTGTAGTGCTTGCTTACTATATGTAGTCGTTATTATGTTTGTTAATCAATCATAATTTCACGAGTATCGTTTTGTGGGTTGCAGTGAATGGAAGGATTTGGTAGATGAATGGTATAGTGCTGCAAAGCCTATCAGAGGTAGGACAGTTAATATTTACTTTCATGTGCATCAGCTTTAGCAGTTGAAATGCTTACAGAATCTGACTATCATGGAATTTGTAGTTGATGAAGGTACCCCTGAGTCTGTGAATCCATCTGTTGTTGATGAGGAGGAAGGGCTTCCATCGCCTCCATTAGATGAAGCATATTTCTTTACTACTCAGACTGCTGGAATAGAACTATCACAAGTATGCATCGTTTTCTTTTTAGTTCTTCTTTGTTTGTGATCTTAAATTTGCTTTAGGACATTCCAGTTGTGTGGTCTGACTGGTTTTGCTTTTGGCTGGTGCTGTTACTGCTCAGGAAAAGTTCTTCGATGGCATGGATGATGATGGAAGTGAGTTGAATTTGCTCTCTCTTGTGCTTCTCATATATAGCTTTTGCTCTTCGGTTCTTTATTTGAATTCCCCACATTTAGATTCATGATTATGAATGGGGAATGTTGTTTCAGATCCTCAAAAGAGTGGGGAATTCGTCAAGAACCGTGAAAAAGGAAGAAAACCATCGATGGAGCATATCATAAAGCGAAAACAGCAGATCTCCCGTGAATCAAGTCATGTCGCCCAGGACAAGAAGAGTCAAGAAACAAGGAAGCAAGAACCTGTGGTGAAGCCAAGTAAGCCACCAATCTCTGGTTCTGGTCCTGGGAGACCTCTGAAACAAAAATCAAACAACGAATCAAAGGTTGAGCGCAAGATCATAATCCAGAGAAAGGCTTCAAATATTCAAAATGATGTAAGTATCAAAATCTGTATGAGGTTTGGATCAATGACCACAACTTTATATCTCACATTTATTACTCAACCAGAAATTCAAGTGTCCGGATGAAGCTGCTGTCCAGACAAAACTTGAAGCTACAAAAAGGAAACTACAGGAGCGTTATCAACAGGCTGAAAATGGTTAGTCTTAACGATTTCTAAAGATGCAATCGATGCTTGAGATCTAAATTGTGTTTTGATTGTAATGTATTAATTAGCTGGGATTAAAATGGACCTATTGAGACAGGCTAAGCATTTGAGTATCTGTAATCGCTCATTTATGATTTTCTTTTGCTGAACAGCGAAGAGACAGCGAACCATACAGGTCATGGAGTTGCATGATCTCCCGAAGCAAGGGGGTGTACAAAAAAATGCACACATGAGACCTGCGAACCATAACCGGCAATGGGCCCAAGGAAGGCGACAAGCTCAATAAGTCTTTGCATTTTGCAGTTTGATTTTCATTAGCCATTCTTAGTTTCATTGATTCTAAAAGAGAGGGAAGAATACAAATAAATCTGGGGCAAATTTAACTTGATCCATTTGCAGCAGCAATAAGAATTATGTGCACTGATACTTTAGTGGAGCAAGGCCATTCTGGATTTATTTCAGGgggaaaaaaacattttgaTTTTCACTTACAGACTACAGAGTCATTCCTGAGAGGGGCTGAATGGGGAGTAGGTTGTAAAGTTTTTTATTCACAGAGTCTAGATTCTCGGATGAACTTTTTTTACTGAGGAAAACCCTTTTTCACCTTAGAAAATGACAAATTTACTTGATGTAAAGGTACAGATGAATCTGCAGAGGATAAGTTTATATGACATGAAATTTAGATACATCCCCTAGACGACTGACTAGTTCTTGTCAAAACTTGAATGTTAGCTGATTAAAATTGAGTTGTTTCTTGTTCTAGTTTTGTTCATTTCTCCTTGGTTGTGCATATTATAAACAGAGGGACTACCCATAAAAATGATGACATGTGTCCTAAATGATTACGTGGGGGAAATGTATGGAGGTACTTGGAGGACCCGGTGCATATATAAAATCCCCAAATAATGAGTTAGTTATATCTCTGAAATTATCTTGTATGTGGAATTATATCAATCTTTGGTAAGGAGTATTTGATAATtttcaaagaaagaaaagaaaataggatATTATAAATTGGTGAAAAGAAGAGAATGTGAACATGAAGGTTCCTTGTCGGCCGatatatgtttattttaataGAAGTAGAAGTTTGACCAGAAAGTATTCCACGTGTTAAACACGTTTGCTTTAACCAAACCAACATAAGGTTCCAATATCTATTATCTATCTCTTTGGTACATTTCCTTCCATATGCACTGAAAGGAAATATTTAATAAGTCAAAGTATCATTTAACCACCATGCTCCCAGCAGTGGAATATTGCACACACCCACTTTGAAAAGATCATTTATTCTTTTCCAAAGAGCGATCTCTTTTCtactaaattatatatatccatctACTTTTATTATAATAGCttcttattttcaaaattctTGAATTTTACTTTTTACTAATTAAGTTAGCTCCAGGTGCTGGATCGTAAAAATAATGGATTGATCCGATATACAAAGAAAATTTTTTAAAGTTCAACCAAATTGTTGACTTCCTTAAACTAGATAGAATTAGACTATTGGACCAATAACAGATTGAATTATATTGTCGAAAGAAATGAAAAGCTATcgtaattaaatttatattgcaCGCATCAAActtggtaaaggctatgcttactttgtttttaacaaagtaagccttactttgtgtgttttcaccattggattaattttatactcaatcatccaatggtgaaaacacactaaacaatggtactttgtcaaaaataaagtaatCATAGAAGGTACCATCAAACTTTACTTtactttatataattttataaatttgattctataatattattacatacttaaattatatatgtattgcATATTATTATAAAGTTGTActaaattaagtttaattataatagtataaatatatgaattattttttgtttgaatGGAAATTTCATTGATGAGTTTCAACGGGGAAACATTTTAACACAGAAATCATGAAACATCGGATAGCATATAATTGAGATGACCTGGCTAATGCAAGGGTTAAACCATTTGCTTGTCGTCTAATTAAACGGGCAGAGGACCTGCTATTACTTCGGAGGATAGCTTCCATCTTCCAATTAAGTCACCAAACTCTGAGCAGTCGATTCCGAGAGAGGAAAAAGCATCACAAACAATCTAGCACACCTTCCACTGTATCAGTCCTTCCTGTAACAAATTGCTCCTGGAAATCACTGATAGTAGCTCCAACCCCTATAAAACAAAACAACGCAATATATGAAGCACACGATAAACTTCTAAGCGGCGGGCAGTGGCAAACGTTGCTGCACTCCGGTTAGCGCTGAATTTGACGCACCCCTGACATTTGATGCATCTAAATCCATTTGCTAAGGTAGCCTAACCCGCCAAACACCACCTCTGTCAGAGATAAGAGTTGTCTACTGCCAAAGGAAGAATTGTGAGCCCTTCACCAGCTCCATAATGGAACAATGATCTTTCCTTTCAATTCTCAAGAGAGGACGATAATACAAAGAAAAACTCTATAAAATTCTGGGTATTGGAAGACTTATCATCAATTAACGACCCTAGTCTCGTTTCCTTCCACGCCTCCTTAACTTTTGGACATGGGATGAAAAGACGCCAAAGATCTTCAATATCTAAAGCACATATCACACACGAGCTGCACACATCCATGCCTCTAGTGAGTAATTTAGTCCGGGTAGGAAGGCAATCCCGAATGAGATGCCAACAGAAGTAACACACTTTATACCGCGCCTCAACCTTCAACATGAACTGACATTCACCCTCGACCAGCAACTCCGAACTATCTTCCATTACCTTCGTAGCCAACTTATACACGCTCTTCACTGAGTAACATCcattttttttgtctcattCCAAATCATCACGTCCTGTATGTCCTTCCACCGAATAAGAGTTTTAAGCATAGCCTGAACATATCATTGAAGGAAAAACTCTTGTAGTAATTCAACATCCCAATCAAGGGAGTTCGGGATAAATAAATCACAAACCTTCAAATTTTCTAACTGCAGAATCATAGGAGTTTGGATTCGCCTATACTGGCCATCCTAAAGCCATATATCCTTCCAAATACTGATATATTAGCCACTATCGACTTTCCACCGAAAGCCCTCTTGAAGTAGAAGTTTAAAGTTCTAAATACTCCTCCATATATAACTAGGTGAATGCCCTAGACTTGCATTCATGAAGACTCTTTAGggtaatatttagctttaaAAACTCTACTGGAAAGAGAATTTGAAGTTGACATGAACATCCAACCTTGTTTACCCAACATTGCTAGGTTAAAGCCATGAAATTACGGAAGCTCAATCCACCAAAGTGCTTAGGAATGCACTATCGTTCCCAGGACGTCCAATTTAATCCCATGTGTCGTTCTTATTCTTACCCCCAACAAAATGAATTTAACACCTACTGAAGTTCCTAGGCTGTAGATACAGGAAGAAAAAAACTCATCAAATATATAGGTATAGCCTGACATGCAGCTCAGATTAACACAGCTTTACCTACCTTAGATAAAGGCTTACCCCTCCAATTGTGCAGCTTATTCCACAGCTTATCTTTAAAGTGAGAAAAAGCTGTGTTCTTGTTTCTCCAAACCAAGGAAGGCAATCCAAGATACCGACCAATATTAATCGGATTGTACACACTAACGATGAAGAAAATCGCCTAAGGCAACTCTAGGGCAGCGTTACTATTGCAAAGAATACCAAACTtaacataattaattgcatGCCATGATGCTGCCTCATATACTCTAAGAATATGCTTCAACTATCCACTCTCTGCAATGCTAAcctgaaaaaacaaaaaaaagcatCGTCTGCAAAAAGCAAATGAGAAATCGAAGGAGCACCACGGCCAACTCGTGCCCCATATAGTCAACTAGAGCGTTCAACTTTAGACAACAGAACGAAAAGCCCTTTCACTAATATTAAAAAGAGGTATAAGGAGACAGAGGAACCCCCTGCCTGAGTCCTCTCTGAGGAG
The DNA window shown above is from Euphorbia lathyris chromosome 1, ddEupLath1.1, whole genome shotgun sequence and carries:
- the LOC136206445 gene encoding probable mediator of RNA polymerase II transcription subunit 26b codes for the protein MKSASLDYWRNYFNTANSDIFGIIDHAIMVAASDCPKEFRLHRDRIAERLFSCTLTRCSGCNQVELAVPTHEGENDVGGCKRRDGGNGLHDDDDEGGIDIEAGGSKESKLISSNRDGNNFHGEVNVNDQIPNLSYGEIEALTDEIEEESQVVGEVMRIKDILLNSRDEPDTVLFESLRRLQLMALTMDTLKATEIGKVVNVLRKHGSKQVCNLARTLVNEWKDLVDEWYSAAKPIRVDEGTPESVNPSVVDEEEGLPSPPLDEAYFFTTQTAGIELSQEKFFDGMDDDGNPQKSGEFVKNREKGRKPSMEHIIKRKQQISRESSHVAQDKKSQETRKQEPVVKPSKPPISGSGPGRPLKQKSNNESKVERKIIIQRKASNIQNDKFKCPDEAAVQTKLEATKRKLQERYQQAENAKRQRTIQVMELHDLPKQGGVQKNAHMRPANHNRQWAQGRRQAQ